One stretch of Pueribacillus theae DNA includes these proteins:
- the groES gene encoding co-chaperone GroES yields MLKPLGDRILIETVESEEKTASGIVLPDSAKEKPQEGRVVAVGNGRVTDNGERIALEVAEGDKIIFSKYAGTEVKYDGKEYLILRESDVLAIIN; encoded by the coding sequence GTGTTAAAGCCTTTAGGAGATCGCATTTTGATTGAAACAGTTGAATCGGAAGAAAAAACTGCAAGCGGCATTGTATTGCCTGATTCCGCCAAAGAAAAACCGCAAGAAGGCCGCGTTGTTGCCGTTGGGAACGGTCGCGTAACTGACAATGGCGAACGTATTGCACTTGAAGTTGCAGAAGGCGATAAAATTATTTTCTCTAAATACGCTGGTACAGAAGTAAAATACGATGGTAAAGAGTACTTGATCCTTCGTGAAAGCGACGTACTTGCAATCATTAACTAA
- a CDS encoding twin-arginine translocase TatA/TatE family subunit, translating into MGLGAGSIALIAIVALIIFGPKKLPEFGKAAGNTLREFKNATKGLADDDDQMDDKKKDKQ; encoded by the coding sequence ATGGGACTTGGAGCGGGAAGTATTGCTTTAATTGCAATTGTTGCCCTTATTATATTTGGACCAAAAAAGTTGCCTGAGTTTGGGAAAGCTGCCGGAAACACGCTTCGTGAATTTAAAAATGCAACGAAGGGTTTGGCTGATGATGACGATCAAATGGATGATAAAAAGAAGGACAAGCAATAA
- a CDS encoding MDR family MFS transporter — MHRGAKPMKRMSTKWLVVVTVLLGTFTVILNNSSLNPAIPYFMELFHADAVSVSWIITIFMIAMGMTMPLTGYLGERFGKKRVYLLGLAMFILVSLCGSFSWNLSSVIFFRGLQGVAGGLMMPLSMALIFEVFGKNERGMATGVWGIAVMMAPTIGPTIGGTVIEFGSWHWLFLMNIPTGILGLLLGIRFLKSTKRDPTLRFDRFGFVTVTIGIGALLLALGRISNLQDLTSPVNLSLLILGLSLIVIFVRYELKVEKPLLNLKIFKVPTYSISIIVSSVQAMGLFAGMFMIPLLIQSVYGYSTIVTGLVFLPSALFTGIFMTIAGRMLDRNGPKGIVTTGLIITGATTILLSMLKLDSPLAIIFILMMMRGMGLGLSNMPATTAGLNAIPDRLVSQGSAVNNVMRRVSSSLAIVLISVYFEVRRTQLFATGQSMEAGNLQAINEGFLVFGILTILTIPAGLMLRKPKATSVTTSST; from the coding sequence TTGCATCGAGGAGCGAAGCCTATGAAAAGGATGTCTACAAAATGGCTGGTTGTTGTAACTGTGCTGCTTGGTACCTTTACGGTGATTTTAAACAATAGCTCTTTAAATCCGGCAATTCCTTACTTTATGGAGCTCTTTCACGCCGACGCTGTTTCTGTCAGCTGGATTATTACGATTTTTATGATTGCCATGGGGATGACGATGCCGCTAACAGGCTATTTGGGGGAAAGGTTTGGAAAGAAACGCGTCTATCTATTGGGCTTGGCGATGTTTATTCTTGTTTCCTTATGTGGTTCTTTTTCGTGGAATTTGTCATCTGTCATTTTTTTTCGAGGCTTGCAGGGTGTTGCAGGGGGGCTTATGATGCCTCTTTCGATGGCGCTTATTTTTGAAGTTTTCGGGAAAAATGAACGCGGAATGGCAACAGGTGTATGGGGAATTGCCGTCATGATGGCGCCGACCATCGGCCCAACGATTGGTGGCACTGTGATTGAATTTGGCAGCTGGCATTGGCTTTTTCTTATGAATATCCCGACAGGTATTCTTGGTTTATTGCTAGGCATTCGTTTCTTGAAATCAACGAAAAGGGATCCTACGCTTCGTTTCGACCGGTTCGGTTTTGTGACTGTTACGATTGGAATTGGCGCTTTGCTATTGGCTTTAGGACGGATTTCAAATTTGCAGGATTTAACTTCGCCTGTTAATTTATCGCTTCTAATCCTAGGTTTAAGCCTGATCGTAATTTTTGTCCGTTATGAATTAAAAGTAGAAAAACCGCTGCTTAACTTAAAAATATTTAAAGTTCCTACATACAGTATCAGCATTATCGTATCAAGCGTTCAGGCCATGGGGTTGTTTGCAGGAATGTTCATGATTCCATTGCTTATTCAAAGTGTCTATGGCTACAGCACCATTGTAACCGGGCTAGTTTTCCTGCCATCCGCATTATTCACCGGCATTTTTATGACGATTGCCGGGAGGATGCTTGATCGGAACGGCCCGAAAGGAATTGTAACGACAGGGCTGATCATTACTGGAGCGACAACGATTCTGCTCAGCATGCTCAAGCTTGATTCGCCTTTGGCGATTATTTTTATTTTGATGATGATGAGGGGTATGGGGCTCGGGTTATCCAATATGCCGGCAACGACAGCCGGACTGAATGCCATTCCGGATCGTCTCGTTTCGCAAGGTTCTGCTGTCAATAATGTGATGAGAAGGGTGAGTTCTTCCCTAGCCATCGTCCTTATTTCCGTTTATTTCGAAGTAAGGAGAACGCAACTGTTCGCAACAGGCCAGTCAATGGAGGCCGGCAATCTTCAAGCGATAAATGAAGGTTTTCTCGTCTTCGGTATTTTAACAATCCTTACCATTCCAGCAGGGCTCATGCTTAGAAAGCCGAAAGCTACTTCGGTAACAACGTCATCAACATAA
- the tatC gene encoding twin-arginine translocase subunit TatC, with amino-acid sequence MVFMEQGEKQLTVIDHIEELRKRIIIVLVFFLFAFICGLFLARPLVLFLQSAPEAQNIPMNAFKLTDPFKVYLQFAFIAAMVLTSPLALYQLWAFISPGLYEQERKITLAYIPVSVVLFLGGLAFAYFLLFPFVIGFVGKLSDMLNINEMYGINEYFSFLLQLTLPFGFLFQFPIIIMFLTRLGIITPMFLVKIRKYAYFVLLVIAGLITPPEIVSHLMVTVPLLLLYELSIIIARVAYKKALKAQMAQANEQNIE; translated from the coding sequence ATGGTTTTCATGGAACAAGGAGAGAAGCAATTAACCGTCATTGATCATATTGAGGAATTAAGAAAACGGATCATTATTGTTCTTGTTTTCTTTCTTTTTGCGTTTATTTGCGGTCTATTTCTAGCCCGCCCACTTGTCTTGTTTCTACAATCAGCTCCTGAAGCACAAAATATACCAATGAATGCTTTCAAGTTAACTGATCCATTTAAGGTATATTTACAGTTTGCTTTTATTGCAGCGATGGTTCTAACATCTCCATTGGCCCTTTATCAATTATGGGCATTTATTAGCCCCGGGCTTTATGAGCAGGAACGGAAAATAACTCTTGCATATATCCCCGTCAGCGTCGTTTTGTTTCTCGGAGGCTTGGCCTTTGCCTATTTCCTTTTATTTCCTTTTGTTATCGGTTTCGTTGGAAAATTATCCGATATGCTGAACATTAACGAAATGTATGGGATTAATGAGTATTTCTCATTTTTATTGCAATTGACACTGCCGTTTGGATTTTTATTTCAATTTCCAATCATTATTATGTTTTTGACAAGGCTTGGCATAATAACACCAATGTTTTTAGTTAAAATTAGAAAATATGCTTACTTTGTTTTGCTCGTAATCGCAGGCTTAATCACACCGCCTGAAATCGTCTCACATCTTATGGTTACCGTTCCGCTTTTACTTTTGTATGAACTAAGCATCATTATTGCGAGGGTTGCTTATAAAAAAGCATTAAAAGCGCAAATGGCGCAAGCAAATGAGCAAAACATCGAGTGA
- a CDS encoding ABC-F family ATP-binding cassette domain-containing protein — translation MIVLQVNGASKSFGAEPILTNIKLEVKSNEKVALVGRNGVGKSTLLKMITGDLSVDSGEIIIPKDIEIGYLSQHCGLESNRTIWQEMIDVFSDIKEMEKMIRNLELKMADPSLIENQAAYSKLLNDYDQLQIEFEEKGGYRYEADIRSVLHGLQFSEFDYKNTVISALSGGQKTRLALAKLLLKKPELLILDEPTNHLDIETISWLEQYLYSYTGAILIVSHDRYFLDKIVSVIYELSRTQTTKYIGNYSKYLVEKENRQAIELKEYEKQQADIAKAEDFIQKNIARASTTKRAQSRQKQLEKMVRLEKPLGDEKSANFSFNIKKESGNNVLAINHLSVSYTEGENIFTDVNMHITKQESVAIVGPNGIGKSTLLKAIINKIPYNGSIELGTNVSVGYYDQEQANLTSKKTVINELWDEYPNMLEKDIRSVLGCFLFSGEDVFKSVVELSGGEKARLALAKLMLQKANFLILDEPTNHLDLDSKEILENALINYPGTILFVSHDRYFINRLATKVIELSSTGASEYLGDYDYYIEKKNEQIEIERLKETEKAAENEQKSARNREDMKKMQSLERKRQRRIQEIEALIDELEKEIKFAEEQLNKQDIFEDYQKAAEINESIAKNQDKLESLLEEWENLQI, via the coding sequence ATGATTGTACTACAAGTAAATGGCGCTTCAAAATCATTTGGGGCTGAACCTATTTTAACGAATATAAAATTGGAAGTAAAATCAAACGAAAAAGTGGCATTAGTTGGAAGAAATGGCGTTGGGAAATCCACGCTGTTAAAAATGATTACCGGTGACTTATCGGTTGATTCGGGGGAAATTATCATCCCGAAAGACATTGAAATTGGATACCTTTCCCAGCATTGCGGGCTTGAGTCAAATCGAACGATTTGGCAGGAGATGATTGACGTCTTTTCCGATATAAAAGAAATGGAAAAGATGATTCGAAACTTGGAGTTAAAAATGGCTGATCCGAGCCTAATAGAGAACCAAGCCGCCTATTCAAAGCTATTAAACGACTACGATCAGCTGCAGATCGAATTTGAGGAAAAAGGCGGCTACCGCTATGAAGCTGATATCCGCTCCGTTCTCCATGGCTTGCAGTTTAGCGAATTTGATTATAAAAATACCGTGATCTCTGCATTAAGCGGCGGTCAAAAAACAAGGCTTGCCCTCGCCAAACTTTTATTGAAAAAACCTGAATTGCTCATTCTGGACGAACCGACAAACCATCTTGATATTGAAACCATCTCTTGGCTTGAGCAATATTTATATAGCTACACTGGGGCGATCTTGATTGTTTCTCATGATCGTTACTTCCTTGATAAAATTGTGTCCGTTATCTATGAGCTCTCACGCACCCAGACAACGAAATACATTGGAAACTACAGCAAATACTTAGTTGAAAAAGAAAATCGCCAAGCCATTGAATTAAAAGAGTATGAAAAACAGCAAGCAGACATTGCCAAAGCTGAAGACTTTATTCAAAAAAATATTGCACGGGCATCAACCACAAAGCGGGCACAAAGCCGCCAAAAACAGTTGGAGAAAATGGTCCGACTTGAAAAACCGCTTGGAGACGAAAAATCAGCAAATTTTTCTTTCAATATTAAAAAAGAAAGCGGCAATAACGTACTCGCTATCAATCACTTATCTGTGTCCTATACAGAAGGGGAAAACATCTTTACAGATGTCAACATGCACATCACAAAGCAAGAAAGCGTGGCAATTGTTGGCCCGAACGGCATCGGGAAATCAACCTTGCTGAAAGCAATTATAAATAAAATACCGTATAACGGCTCGATTGAGCTTGGAACAAACGTATCTGTTGGCTACTACGACCAAGAACAAGCGAACCTCACTTCCAAAAAGACCGTCATTAACGAATTATGGGACGAATACCCGAACATGCTCGAAAAAGACATCCGCAGCGTGCTTGGCTGTTTTTTGTTCAGCGGTGAAGATGTCTTTAAAAGCGTTGTTGAGTTAAGCGGCGGGGAGAAAGCCCGGTTGGCGCTTGCTAAGCTCATGCTGCAAAAAGCCAATTTTCTCATTTTGGACGAGCCGACGAACCATCTTGATTTGGATAGTAAAGAAATACTTGAAAATGCACTCATTAATTATCCCGGAACCATATTATTCGTTTCTCATGACCGCTATTTCATCAATCGGCTCGCAACGAAAGTCATTGAATTATCTTCCACTGGCGCAAGCGAATATCTTGGAGACTACGATTATTATATCGAAAAAAAGAATGAACAAATCGAGATCGAAAGATTAAAAGAAACAGAAAAAGCAGCGGAAAATGAGCAAAAAAGCGCAAGAAACAGAGAAGATATGAAGAAAATGCAAAGCTTAGAGAGAAAACGACAGCGCCGCATTCAAGAAATCGAAGCATTGATCGATGAACTGGAAAAGGAAATTAAATTTGCTGAAGAGCAACTAAACAAACAAGACATTTTTGAAGACTATCAAAAGGCAGCCGAAATCAATGAATCCATCGCTAAAAACCAGGATAAACTGGAATCTTTGCTTGAAGAATGGGAAAACCTGCAAATCTAA
- a CDS encoding CPBP family intramembrane glutamic endopeptidase, with the protein MRKQYWWILIIYILMQLSGLAGLPLLYAIGITNKVASVEGFVIWSLLSFAAALIPILILSNRIKEYPFPTSEKSAPLVAIGWIFFGVFLSFFVQAAASAIEVNLLKVDPNSENTTQLVEVAKSFPVFFLVFTIIGPILEEIVFRQVIFGSLYTRFNFLISVLISSFIFGIVHGELEHLLIYTSMGATFAFLYVKTKRLIVPIATHVAMNTFAAVVMLFSDKLEELQKNLQHIFLC; encoded by the coding sequence ATGCGAAAGCAATATTGGTGGATTTTAATCATTTATATTTTAATGCAGCTTTCCGGCTTGGCTGGATTGCCTTTGCTTTATGCGATTGGAATAACTAATAAGGTAGCATCTGTAGAAGGTTTTGTTATTTGGAGTTTACTCAGCTTTGCGGCTGCATTAATTCCTATCCTCATCTTATCCAATCGAATAAAAGAATATCCCTTTCCAACTTCTGAAAAATCAGCGCCTCTCGTTGCCATCGGCTGGATTTTTTTTGGCGTTTTTCTTTCTTTTTTCGTTCAAGCCGCTGCGAGTGCAATTGAAGTAAATCTTTTAAAAGTTGACCCGAATTCAGAGAATACGACCCAGCTTGTAGAGGTTGCGAAGTCTTTTCCTGTTTTCTTTCTTGTGTTTACAATCATCGGGCCAATCCTTGAAGAAATTGTTTTCCGACAAGTGATTTTTGGGAGTTTGTATACACGGTTTAATTTTTTGATTTCTGTTTTAATCAGCTCTTTTATTTTCGGAATTGTCCACGGCGAACTTGAACATTTGTTAATTTATACATCCATGGGGGCGACGTTCGCTTTCCTATATGTCAAGACAAAACGTCTCATCGTTCCGATTGCTACCCATGTTGCGATGAACACGTTTGCTGCGGTGGTCATGCTTTTTTCTGATAAGTTGGAAGAACTGCAAAAAAATCTCCAGCATATTTTTTTATGTTGA